From Triticum urartu cultivar G1812 chromosome 2, Tu2.1, whole genome shotgun sequence, a single genomic window includes:
- the LOC125533861 gene encoding probable trehalose-phosphate phosphatase 5, producing the protein MSDHVAKSQPVLSMPSSVPSNLMPSSVTSKRHPCSSASVTYISRRKLVEVVDGLLGVMTPTSTHIKPSVHSDSDGLSDEVSPYKAWLATCPSALTSFDRIIASAHGKKIALFLDYDGTLSPIVNDPEKAFMSPEMRVAVKNVAKFFPTAIVSGRSRDKVFEFVNLKELYYAGSHGMDIMLSSADSENKTEDVYDYSRNSALLQDKEAKLFQPASEFLPMITEAYNSLVEATRSIKGANVENNKFCVSVHYRNVDKQDWNSVAQLVDDVLKSFPRLKLTTGRKVLEVRPVIDWDKGKAVEFLLQSLRLDDPGSVLPIYIGDDRTDEDAFKVLRERNCGYGIIVSQVPKETEAFYSLIAPSEVMEFLDSLVRWKEQQQPAHDQE; encoded by the exons ATGTCGGATCATGTGGCCAAAAGCCAGCCAGTGTTGTCAATGCCATCTTCAGTACCCTCAAATCTCATGCCATCTTCAGTCACATCCAAGAGGCATCCCTGTTCTTCCGCGAGTGTGACATACATCAGCAGACGTAAACTTGTTGAAGTCGTCGATGGACTGCTCGGTGTGATGACACCAACGTCAACCCATATAAAGCCATCTGTGCATTCTGACTCTGATGGTCTATCTGATGAAGTTTCTCCTTACAAAGCTTGGCTG GCAACATGCCCTTCTGCTTTAACTTCCTTCGACCGGATCATAGCAAGTGCGCACGGCAAGAAGATCGCCTTGTTTCTGGACTATGACGGCACGCTTTCGCCTATTGTCAATGATCCCGAGAAGGCTTTCATGTCCCCAGAG ATGCGTGTTGCTGTGAAGAATGTCGCAAAGTTCTTCCCTACAGCGATTGTCAGCGGGAGGTCCCGTGACAAG GTGTTCGAATTTGTAAACCTGAAAGAGCTCTACTACGCTGGAAGTCATGGTATGGACATAATGCTATCTTCTGCAGATTCTGAAAATAAAACAGAAGAT GTTTATGATTATTCTCGGAACTCTGCTTTATTGCAGGACAAAGAAGCCAAACTTTTCCAGCCTGCAAGTGAGTTTTTACCCATGATCACTGAG GCTTACAACTCCCTAGTGGAGGCCACAAGATCAATCAAGGGTGCAAATGTTGAGAACAACAAGTTCTGTGTGTCTGTACATTACCGCAACGTCGACAAGCAG GACTGGAATTCGGTCGCGCAGCTTGTCGATGATGTGCTGAAGTCTTTTCCTCGTCTCAAACTAACAACCGGACGAAAG GTTTTAGAGGTTCGTCCAGTGATCGACTGGGATAAGGGGAAGGCAGTTGAGTTCCTGCTCCAGTCGCTCCGGCTAGATGACCCTGGAAGCGTTCTTCCTATCTACATCGGGGACGACCGAACTGACGAAGACGCGTTCAAG GTGCTTCGCGAGCGGAACTGTGGGTACGGAATTATAGTTTCACAGGTGCCCAAGGAGACTGAAGCCTTCTACTCGCTGATAGCTCCATCTGAA GTGATGGAGTTCCTGGATTCCTTGGTGAGATGGAAGGAGCAACAGCAGCCAGCCCATGATCAAGAATGA